In Scleropages formosus chromosome 18, fSclFor1.1, whole genome shotgun sequence, one DNA window encodes the following:
- the kcnj21 gene encoding G protein-activated inward rectifier potassium channel 2, with translation MSSFKGQMGQDVEKQGQKLPKQCWEPLKDKVPTDRTMLVGAIAGSGADHGDPMGGVARKRRQRYVEKDGKCNVHHGNVRETYRYLSDIFTTLVDLKWRFNLLVFTLVYTTTWVFFGLLWWLIAYIRGDLEHTDDGDWTPCVNNLNGFVSAFLFSIETETTIGYGYRVITDKCPEGIILLLVQAILGSIVNAFMVGCMFVKISQPKKRAETLMFSHQAVISLRDGRLCLMFRVGDLRSSHIVEASIRAKLIRSKQTKEGEFIPLNQTDINVGFDTGDDRLFLVSPLIICHEFNETSPFWELSQEQLPREEFEIVVILEGMVEATGMTCQARSSYLDSEVLWGQRFTPVLSLEEGFYEVDYDSFHQTYPTPTPSCSAHELAELAKKGEDIPLSPQVTVDPAWGPSLDREDDRGNVEERQREGEAENVTNGDVNKMDNGEDD, from the exons ATGAGTAGCTTCAAGGGCCAAATGGGGCAGGATGTGGAGAAACAGGGCCAGAAGCTGCCCAAACAATGCTGGGAGCCCTTGAAAGACAAG GTACCCACTGATCGAACCATGCTTGTGGGGGCAATAGCAGGCAGTGGTGCAGACCATGGTGACCCTATGGGGGGTGTTGCCAGGAAGCGGCGCCAGCGCTATGTGGAGAAGGATGGCAAATGCAACGTGCACCATGGCAATGTACGAGAAACCTACCGGTACCTCAGTGACATCTTCACCACCCTGGTGGACCTGAAGTGGCGTTTTAACCTGCTCGTCTTCACTCTGGTGTATACCACCACCTGGGTCTTCTTTGGTCTCCTCTGGTGGCTCATTGCTTACATCCGGGGTGATCTTGAGCACACCGATGATGGCGACTGGACACCCTGTGTTAACAACCTCAATGGCTTTGTCTCAgcctttcttttctccattgAGACAGAGACCACCATTGGCTATGGTTACCGTGTCATCACTGACAAGTGCCCTGAAGGCATCATCCTTTTGTTAGTGCAGGCCATCCTGGGCTCCATTGTCAATGCCTTTATGGTGGGTTGCATGTTTGTCAAGATCTCCCAGCCGAAGAAGCGAGCAGAGACCCTGATGTTCTCACACCAGGCAGTCATATCACTGCGGGATGGCCGGCTGTGCCTCATGTTCCGTGTAGGCGATCTCCGCAGTTCACACATCGTGGAAGCCTCCATCCGTGCCAAGCTCATCCGCTCAAAACAGACCAAGGAGGGCGAGTTCATCCCCCTCAACCAGACCGACATCAATGTGGGTTTTGACACAGGAGATGATCGCCTTTTTCTGGTCTCGCCGCTCATTATCTGCCATGAGTTCAACGAGACTAGCCCCTTCTGGGAGCTCTCCCAGGAGCAGCTGCCCCGTGAGGAGTTTGAGATTGTGGTCATACTGGAGGGTATGGTTGAAGCCACAG GGATGACTTGTCAGGCACGCAGCTCCTACCTGGACTCAGAGGTGCTGTGGGGACAACGCTTCACTCCAGTGCTCTCTCTAGAGGAGGGTTTCTATGAGGTGGATTACGACTCCTTCCATCAAACATACCCCACCCCGACGCCCTCCTGCTCTGCCCATGAGCTGGCCGAGCTGGCCAAGAAAGGCGAGGACATCCCTCTTTCACCCCAGGTCACCGTGGACCCCGCGTGGGGCCCCAGTCTAGATAGGGAGGATGACAGAGGGAATGTCGaggagaggcagagggagggGGAAGCAGAGAATGTGACTAATGGTGATGTGAATAAGATGGACAATGGGGAGGATGACTAA
- the fbl gene encoding rRNA 2'-O-methyltransferase fibrillarin gives MKPGFSPRGGGFGGRGRGGGDRGGRGGFRGGRGGGGGFRSPGGEGGFRGRGGGRGGGRGTPRGRGGRGGGGRGGFRGGKKVTVEPHRHEGVFICRGKEDALVTKNLVVGESVYGEKRISVEEGETKLEYRAWNPFRSKLAAAILGGVDQIHIKPGAKVMYLGAASGTTVSHVSDIVGPEGLVYAVEFSHRSGRDLLNVAKKRTNIIPIIEDARHPHKYRMLVGMVDVIFADVAQPDQTRIVALNAHNFLKNGGHFVISIKANCIDSTAAPEAVFAAEVKKMSAENMKPQEQLTLEPYERDHAVVVGVYRPPPKQKK, from the exons ATGAAACCAG GATTCAGTCCTAGAGGTGGTGGCTTTGGCGGCCGTGGAcgaggaggaggggacagaggaggaaggggaggcTTCCGAGGGGGTCGCGGAGGCG GCGGCGGCTTCCGATCTCCTGGTGGTGAAGGTGGTTTCCGTGGCCGTGGCGGAGGCCGTGGAGGTGGCCGTGGGACTCCCAGGGGCAGAGGGGGAAGAGGAGGCGGCGGCCGCGGGGGCTTCAGGGGAGGCAAGAAAGTCACAGTGGAACCACACAGACATGAAG GAGTGTTCATCTGCCGTGGTAAGGAAGATGCGTTGGTGACAAAGAACTTGGTTGTTGGCGAGTCTGTCTATGGTGAGAAAAGAATTAGTGTGGAG GAGGGAGAAACAAAGCTTGAGTACAGAGCATGGAACCCTTTCCGTTCCAAGTTGGCTGCAGCCATCCTGGGAGGAGTGGACCAGATCCACATAAAGCCAGGTGCTAAGGTCATGTACCTTGGTGCAGCCTCTGGAACCACTGTTTCTCATGTCTCTGACATCGTTGGTCCC GAAGGTTTGGTGTACGCAGTGGAGTTCTCACATCGGTCAGGAAGAGATCTGCTCAACGTTGCCAAGAAGAGAACCAACATCATCCCCATCATCGAAGATGCCCGACACCCACACAAGTACCGCATGCTCGTGG GAATGGTGGATGTGATCTTTGCTGATGTGGCGCAGCCTGACCAGACAAGGATTGTTGCTCTTAATGCACACAACTTCCTCAAGAATGGTggtcattttgtcatttcaatTAAG GCCAACTGCATAGACTCAACAGCTGCCCCTGAGGCTGTGTTTGCAGCGGAAGTCAAAAAGATGAGTGCAGAAAACATGAAACCTCAGGAGCAGCTGACACTGGAGCCCTATGAGAGGGACCATGCTGTTGTTGTGGGCGTGTACAG ACCACCTCCcaagcagaagaaataa